Proteins co-encoded in one Pocillopora verrucosa isolate sample1 chromosome 1, ASM3666991v2, whole genome shotgun sequence genomic window:
- the LOC131799916 gene encoding tyrosine-protein kinase receptor Tie-1-like, with product MRHLEERKFVHRDLAARNILVDANLVAKVGDFGLAKDISEAGIYTITSSGNFPWRWSSLESLRDLSFTSASDVWSFGIVLWEIATYGGLPYPDITSPFALVSQLATGYRMPRPDQCSEELYELMSSCWKENPLMRPKFSKIASQLRSFLREVKRTYINITEDNNEV from the exons ATGCGACATCTAGAAGAGAGAAAG TTCGTTCATCGCGATCTAGCAGCGCGGAATATTTTAGTCGATGCCAATCTGGTGGCTAAAGTTGGAGACTTTGGATTGGCCAAGGACATATCTGAAGCTGGTATATACACCATAACCTCAAGC GGCAATTTTCCGTGGAGATGGTCGTCGTTAGAATCTCTACGGGATCTAAGTTTTACATCCGCAAGTGACGT GTGGTCATTTGGTATTGTCTTATGGGAAATCGCCACTTATG GTGGTTTGCCATACCCCGACATCACATCACCGTTTGCCTTAGTAAGTCAACTTGCTACCGGATACCGGATGCCTCGTCCTGACCAATGCTCAGAAGAATT ATATGAACTAATGAGTTCTTGCTGGAAGGAAAATCCTTTGATGAGACCAAAATTTTCTAAGATTGCAAGTCAACTGAGGAGTTTTTTGCGAGAGGTCAAG AGAACATACATAAATATCACAGAGGATAACAACGAAGTTTGA